Proteins from one bacterium genomic window:
- a CDS encoding sugar ABC transporter permease: MRRDIRRLWGVAGHPTMFLGPAVLVILALFLAPAVLTIVISLTNLSVSTGLNQYQWIGLANYGQLTGSPWLVLVLRNTVLYVVGTLVLFNVGMALVLAILTAHLSARVAGMFRVLWMLPRITPSVVYALMWRWFAAQPPYGTLSQLLGLVGVPGHNWMNAHPWGFVIALNGFVGASFGMIIFSSAIAAIPRDQYLAAQVDGASSWQQIWRITLPWLRWPVLFVTAYQTLSLLTSFEYILLTTNGGPGFFTTEVWSLYAFHLALSNYFGNTQFGLGAALAAVLVVLGLAASLVLLRVFRFGELVAPPRIEVN; encoded by the coding sequence GTGAGACGCGACATCCGCCGCCTGTGGGGTGTCGCCGGGCATCCCACTATGTTCCTGGGTCCCGCCGTGCTCGTGATCCTGGCCTTGTTCCTCGCCCCTGCCGTCCTGACGATCGTGATCAGCCTGACGAACCTCAGCGTCTCGACCGGACTGAACCAGTACCAGTGGATCGGCCTCGCGAACTACGGGCAGCTTACCGGCAGTCCGTGGCTTGTGCTGGTGCTTCGGAACACGGTCCTCTACGTGGTCGGTACGCTGGTGCTCTTCAACGTCGGCATGGCGCTCGTGCTGGCGATCTTGACCGCCCACCTCTCGGCGCGTGTCGCCGGGATGTTCCGGGTCCTCTGGATGCTGCCGCGGATTACCCCGTCCGTCGTGTATGCGCTCATGTGGCGGTGGTTCGCCGCCCAACCCCCATACGGGACCCTCAGCCAGTTGCTCGGGCTTGTGGGCGTCCCCGGACATAACTGGATGAATGCGCACCCGTGGGGGTTCGTCATCGCGCTGAACGGGTTTGTCGGCGCCTCGTTCGGCATGATCATCTTCTCGTCCGCGATCGCGGCGATCCCACGGGACCAGTACCTGGCCGCCCAGGTGGACGGGGCGTCGTCGTGGCAGCAGATCTGGCGCATTACGCTGCCGTGGCTGCGGTGGCCGGTCCTGTTCGTGACGGCGTACCAGACGCTGTCGCTCCTGACGTCGTTCGAGTACATCCTGCTGACGACCAACGGGGGGCCGGGATTCTTTACGACCGAGGTGTGGTCGCTGTACGCGTTCCATCTGGCGCTGTCCAACTACTTCGGGAACACGCAGTTCGGCCTGGGCGCGGCGCTCGCTGCGGTGCTCGTCGTCCTCGGGCTGGCCGCGTCGCTCGTGTTACTGCGCGTGTTCCGGTTCGGGGAGCTCGTCGCGCCTCCCAGGATTGAGGTGAACTGA